One Rhizoctonia solani chromosome 3, complete sequence genomic region harbors:
- a CDS encoding Retrotransposable element Tf2 protein, with the protein MATRSWSSACPSSPLNQGELGPTLPATAVESSSLEPKVYGEISLGQAISLILGLQNQILRLEQELKETKEATKEAQDWMGAVDQALTCIEARGGAPHTPEDRKPLAIKATPRPLSKTDTFPAPSAPLVAWAAPSKAPPAFAQPTPVRAPPRVHTPPPPLPIRLRSPQVPAAPVAAYQTPVKVDHPDAYTGKIGNKARQWLTRMLAWVHLNQRMFPTDQEVLSFLLMNMKDAAGAWAHPHLDQLGSHRALIQLVDDFRTEFLAAFGNPDATQAAERQITHLTQTGSCAEYITKFRTIAMDLDWNDAALRGQFARGLHWEVSRLIATQERRPTTLLELQNVAMVINNALREERASHPPKGNKPGTSSTTPNRGASTGQPATRPGRLSSDPNFVSEEEQNRRRAKGLCIKCSKMGHKFAECRTGWKATPKEEGVKKEAAKIGKELRVPAAARKDPKDSGLIEICNISNSINRISPLFTISIKPEKQADPLEVLIDSGATSLFLHPHTAELLRLPLIDLPQPRTVTMLDGLSPQAGKIWKKAHLTFLFDGKQMTETFLICNTGSHAAILGIKWLEAHNPEINWNSRTLSFPHTPPEHATIAEEEEADQKPLEGVPSKYHQYAKVFGEEEFNKLPPHRHYDIGIKLTEEGPLNSPLYSMTDAKSATLKDWLKDELKAGKIRPSKSPISSPVMFVPKKDGSRCLVVDYCCLNNRTKKNVYPLPCPDDLMAQLRGAKIFTKLDLRWGYNNVRVKEGDKWKTAFRTKYGLYESLVMTFGLTNAPAAFQHFMNKLFKDLLDVCVIIYLDDILIYSKDDATHTKHVHEVLKRLMDNQLFCKASKCTFHVTSVEYLGIIVSDKGFSLDKLKIQAVQEWPVPTKVKEVQSFLGFANFLRRFVANFSHMARPLHNLVRKDTTWKWDTREQEAFQSLKDAITNAPVLCHADPTKPYFLETDASGAALGSILSQRQEDGRLHPLGFLSELFKGAKQNYDTHDKELLAIIRSFEYWRIFLEGTKHPITVFTDHCNLEYWKESRTFNQQHAQWHLLLAGYNFQIVYCPGKQSGKPDALSRQSDHANIPPAVQTMLPDPVFANIALVTPEKELQRQIKASLDQDESLEEILQFLQNESKAPPSIKRAFKDYKMEAGLLFYQGRIVVPDVGTLRTDLLHIFHDSPLAGHPGRQRTLELVSRNYYWPGIRADTYWHVDSCETCQRIRKPKYASIPPQPLELPVRPWQHVSYDMIVDLPKDRSNNSILVIVDSFTKYGIFVKCSKKLKAPELAELFLEHVWKRHGMPEKTVSDRGRVFNNKFLKALYKCLGIDPHFSSAYHPQSDGQTEQVNPSIKHFLRAYLGVNQRDWTKWLPMAEFAYNNAVHSSTGKTPFKALYGWEPTLTPSNVPTDVPEADKLAQTMEAQWKEVESALRQAKQRMTARESGSPTEFKIGEEAWLDAKNVNLKTLSPKLTEQRLGPFKVTKKISDRAYRLELPPTMRIHNVFYVGLLSKVKRDNKRAFKNRPPPVTVDGEEEYEVEGITNAEERNGKWFFRVKWKGYGSKENTWEPQENLKNAEKILEKYEKEMKKKALGAAKALKGGAVL; encoded by the exons atggcaacccgctcctgGAGCTCCGCTTGTCCCTCatcccctctcaatcaaggagagctgggacccactcttccggcaaccgcCGTTGAGTCATCAAGCCTTGAACCCAAGGTCTACGGGGAAATCTCCCTTGgacaagcaatctcccttatcctgggattgcaaaatcaAATCCTCCGACTTGAGCAAGAACTCAAAGAAACAAAGGAAGCcacaaaggaagcccaagactggatgggcgcagtcgatcaagccctcacttgcattgaggctaggggtggagccccccacacaccagaagaccggaaacctctGGCAAtcaaggccacgcccaggcccctatcCAAAACCGACActtttccagcgcctagtgcgccccttgttgcctgggcCGCCCCCTCCAAAGCTCCCCCCGCCTTCGCGCAACCAACTCCCGTCCGGGCTCCCCCGCGagtccatactccccctccacctttgcctatccgCCTCCGTTCCCCCCAAGTACCagcggcccctgtagccgctTATCAAACCCCTGTCAAGgtagaccaccctgacgcctatacggGGAAAATtgggaacaaagcccgccaatggctcacgcggatgttggcatgggtacaTCTAAACCaacggatgttcccaaccgatcaggaggtcctgtcattcctcctgatgaatatgaaggacgcagcaggagcctgggctcacccccatctcgaccaactagggtcccacagggccttaATTCAATTGGTTGACGACTTCAggacggagttcttggctgcatttggcaacccagatgcTACGCAAGCCGCCGagcggcaaatcacccaccttactcagacaggctcctgtgctgagtacattacaaagttcagaaccatcgccatggacctggactggaatgacgccgcccttcgtgggcaatttgcacgtggcctccactgggaggtcagccgtctCATCGCCACTCAAGAACGGCGCCCCACCACCCTCCTCGAGCTACAGAACGTAGCCATGGTCATCAATAACGCCCTCCGCGaggagcgtgccagccacccgcctaagggtaataagcctGGAACCTCTTCTActacccccaataggggggcaagtaccggccaaccaGCCACCAGACCAGGGCGCTTGTCCAGCGACCCTAACTTTGTCTctgaggaggagcaaaaccgccgcagggccaaaggcctctgcatcaaatgcagtAAGATGGGCCataaatttgcggaatgccgcactggctggaaggccacacccaaggaggaaggtgtcaaaaaggaagccgccaagattggcaaaga actaagggtacctgctgccgcgcgcaaggaccccaaggactctgggcttattgaaatctgtaatatatcGAATAGCATCAATAGAATttccccactcttcacaatttcaattaagccagagaaacaagcagacccactagaagtcctgatagactcaggcgctaCATCATTGTTCCTTCACCCTCACAccgcggaactactccgcctacCCCTAATAGATCTCCCTCAACCCCGTACCgtaactatgcttgatgggttgagcccccaggctggaaagatttggaagaaggcccacctaaccttcctatttgatggtAAACAAATGACGGAAActttcctgatttgcaacaCCGGATCACACGCTGCCATCCTAGGAATTAAATGGTTAGAAGCCCACAACCCTGAAATCAATTGGAATTCCCGTACTCTCTCCTTCCCACATACGCCACCAGAACATGCAACCAttgctgaggaggaggaagctgatcaaaaaccccttgaaggagtcccctccaaataccaccaatacgccaaggtatttggagaggaggaattcaataagcttcccccccATAGGCATTACGATATTGGGATCAAGCTCACAGAGGAAGGACCCCTTAACTCCCCCCTTTATAGTATGACTGATGCCAAGTCCGCCAccctcaaggactggcttaaGGATGAActcaaagctgggaagatccgtcccagcaaatcacCTATCAGctccccagtcatgtttgtcccaaaaaaggatggttcccgttgTCTTGTAGTTGACTATTGTTgcctcaataaccggacaaaaaagaacgtCTATCCGTTGCCTTGCCcagatgatctcatggcccagctccgcggcgccaagatctttactaAGCTAGATCTAAggtggggatacaacaatgtccgggtaaaagaaggtgacaaatggaaaacggccttccgtaccaaatatggtttatacgagtccctggtcatgacctttggcctgacaaatgcACCTGCagctttccaacacttcatgaacaagttgttcaaggatctactggatgtatgcgtcatcatctacctagatgacatcttgatttactcaaaggatgacgcaactCACACAAAACACGTCCATGAGGTTCTGAAGCGGTTGATGGATAACCAGCTCTTCTGTAAAGCGTCCAAATGCacgttccacgtcacctctgtggaatacctagggATTATTGTCTCGGAcaagggttttagtctggataagctcaagatccaggcagtacaagaatggccggtTCCTACaaaagtcaaagaagtccaatcgtTCCTGGGTTTTGCCAACTTTCTCCGCCGATtcgttgccaacttcagtcacatggcTAGACCATTGCACAATCTGGTAAGAAAGGACACAACATGGAAGTGGGACACCAGGGAACAGGAAGCTTTCCAGAGCCTTAAGGACGctatcaccaacgccccagtacTTTGCCACGCGGATCCTACCAAACCCTATTTCCTGGAAACGGATGCATCAGGTGCAGCTCTGGGGTcaatactcagccaacggcAAGAAGACGGAAGACTACACCCCTTGGGGTTCCTGTCGGAATtgttcaaaggtgccaaacagaactatgacacccatgacaaggaactcctcgCAATCATCCGGTcatttgagtattggcgaaTATTTCTGGAGGGGACAAAacacccaatcacggttttcacggatcattgcaacctggaatactggaaggagtccagAACCTTCAATCAACAACACGCACAATGGCATCTACTCCTTGCCggttataacttccagattgtctaTTGCCccggaaagcaatcagggaaaccagatgccctctCACGCCAATCAGACCACGCCAATATCCCTCCTGCAgtccaaaccatgctcccagaccccGTATTCGCAAACATCGCCCTAGTCACGCCGGAAAAGgagctacaacgccagatcaaAGCGTCCCTAGATCAAGAtgagtccctggaggaaatcctccaattcttaCAGAACGAGTCCAAagcacccccctccatcaaacgcgcattcaaaGATTACAAGATGGAGGCTGGATTActgttctaccaaggacgaatcgtggtccctgacgttggaacaTTAAGGACGGATCTACTCCACATCTTCCacgacagccccttggcaggacatccgggAAGACAGCGTACCCTAGAATTGGTGtcaaggaattactactggcccggtATCCGTGCGGACAcatattggcatgtggactcttGTGAAACATGTCAACGGATCAGAAAGCCTAAGTACGCCTCTATCCCGCCTCAGCCGCTTGAACTTCCTGtcagaccctggcaacacgtatcatacgacatgatagtagacctgcctAAAGACAGAAGCAACAACTCCATCCTGGTCATAGTGGACAGCTTCACAAAGTATGGgatttttgtcaaatgttccaaaaagctcaaagcccctGAACTAGCAGAAttattcctggaacacgtgtggaaacggcatggcatgcctgaaaaaacGGTCTCAGACAGGGGAAGGGTGTTCAACAATAAGTTCCTGAAGGCACTATACAAATGCCTAGGAATTGACCCCCATTTCTCCTCGGcgtaccacccccagagcgaTGGACAAACGGAGCAAGTCaacccttccatcaaacacttcctaagggcCTACTTGGGGGTtaaccaacgggactggactaagtggctgccaatggcggaatttgcatacaacaacgccgtGCACAGTAGTACTGGGAAAActcctttcaaggccttatacggatgggaacccaccttaaccccatccaacgtacccacagatgtcccagaagcggacaaacttgcccaaacaatggaagcgcaatggaaggaagtagagTCGGCCCTCCGGCAAGCCAAGCAACGGATGACAGCCAGAGAAAGCGGAAGCCCGACGGAATtcaaaattggagaagaagcttggcttgacgccaagaatgtcaacctcaaaaccttaaGCCCCAAACTAACAGAACAACGTTTGGGCCCGTTcaaggttaccaagaaaatctccgaccgcgctTACCGGCTTGAACTACCCCCAACAATGCGCAttcacaacgtcttctacgtGGGGCTTCTatctaaggtcaaaagggacaacaaacgcgccttcaagaaccgcccaccaccagtcaccgtggatggggaagaagaatacgaggtggaGGGGATCACCAATgctgaagaaaggaacgggaaatggttcttccgagtcaaatggaaggggtacggATCCAAAGAGAATACATGGGAacctcaagaaaacttaaaaaacgccgaaaaaattttagaaaaatacgaaaaggagatgaaaaagaaggcccttggcgctgccaaggcccttaaagggggggcagtgttgtag
- a CDS encoding Retrotransposon-derived protein PEG10, with the protein MGYDKTSTCAKYITKFRMLQMELDWNNAALCSQFVHGLHWEVWKQITTRERQPCTLRKLQDAYLIIDNALCKERASHLQQGTKSGKPSSTQRTSTSQQATKTSPLSTNPNYVSEEEHNCCCTEGLCVKCSKASHRFAECRTSWKATPKEDKGKSKETAKIGKDSKYQLGKE; encoded by the coding sequence atgggttatgacaagaccagcacttgtgccaaatatattacaaagttcCGCAtgctgcaaatggaacttgattggaacaatgCTGCACTTTGCAGCCAATTTGTGCATGGGCTTCACTGGGAAGTCTGGAAACAGATCACCACAAGGGAGAGGCAACCCTGCACCCTGAGGAAGCTTCAGGACGCCTAcctcatcattgacaatgcCCTCTGCAAGGAAAGAGCCAGCCACCTGCAACAGGGTACTAAGTCTGGTAAACCCTCATCCACCCAGAGgacaagtaccagccaacaggccacaaaaACCAGCCCCCTCTCCACCAACCCCAACTATGTTTCAGAGGAAGAACATAACTGCTGCTGCACAGAAGGCCTCTGTGTGAAATGCAGCAAGGCCAGCCACAGATTTGCTGAGTGTAGGACCAGCTGGAAGGCAACCCCAAAGGAAGATAAGGGGAAgtccaaggaaaccgccaagattggcaaagactccaagtaccaattgggaaaagagtaa
- a CDS encoding Retrotransposable element Tf2 protein translates to MHPQTTESLCLPFIDLPVPCTVTMLDGSKTFLICNTGTHLAILGLKWLDTHSPEIDWDLRTLSFPHSPLEHIAIAKEEEADKDLLNGVPPVS, encoded by the exons ATGCACCCCCAAACCACAGAATCACTCTGTCTCCCATTCATTGACCTTCCTGTACCCTgcactgttactatgcttgatgggtcaa AAACATTCCTCATTTGTAACACTGGAACTCACTTGGCCATcttaggattgaaatggttggacaCTCACAGTCCAGAAATAGATTGGGACTtgcgcaccctctccttccctcaTTCTCCCCTGGAACACattgccattgccaaggaagaagaagctgacaaagACCTGTTGAATGGAGTACCCCctgtgtcataa
- a CDS encoding Retrotransposon-derived protein PEG10 produces the protein MGQLEPFPLPASPELGKVSLKQVICLLWGLQSQVDCIEWTLLEQTRISQENCTNVENISQTVDTVKDGLAQLQLAWGPHTPEEQKPPAVKETPRAAPKARPIGKAQPFLGAPAPIISTCHNSAWTYGSRDLKPVALSPMDYETKRGNKGPRAPAAPAGPPPAPQVTSAPPPAPSTVKVDHPDAFKGKIGLEAKQWLTHMLAWVCLNQRQFPSDMEVLSFLLMNMMEAARAWAHPYLDQLGSHCAIIQSMDDFKIEFLASFGNPDAR, from the exons atg GGACAGCTGGAACCCTTTCCTctgccagcctcccctgagcttggcaaagtctcACTCAAGCAGGTCATCTGCCTCCTTTGGGGATTACAATCACAAGTTGACTGCATTGAGTggaccctcttggaacaaaCCAGAATTAGTCAAGAGAATTGCACCAATGTTGAGAACATCTCACAAACAGttgatactgtcaaggatgggcttgcccagctcCAACTTGCCTGGGGtccccacaccccagaagaacaaaaaccccctgcagtcaaggaaactcccagggctgcgcccaaagccagacctattggcaaggctcaacccttccttggggccccagctCCTATCATCTCCAcatgtcacaactcagcttggacctatggttcaagggATTTAAAgcctgtggccctatcaccaatggactatgagacaaagaggggcaacaagggcccaaggg CTCCAGCAGCACCTGcaggacctccaccagcaccCCAAGTCACTTCAGCAccgcctccagccccctctACTGTAAAGGTAGACCatccagatgccttcaaaggcaagattggcttggaggccaaacaatggctaacacatatgttggcctgggtttgCCTTAACCAAAGGCAGTTTCCCTCAGACATGGAGGTCCTAAGCTTCCTACTAATGAATATGATGGAAGCTGCcagggcctgggcccatccctacctggaccaactagggtcccattgCGCCATCATCCAGTCCATGGATGATTTCAAAATTGAGTTCCTGGCTtcctttggcaaccctgatgcAAGATAA
- a CDS encoding Retrotransposable element Tf2 protein — MSKSFSGAKANYDTHDKELLVVIKALEEWCIFLEATEKLVQVFMDHRNLEYQMQAQTFNCRHARWRIFLSDFNFEIHYHPGKQSGKPDVLSRRSDYLDMVQEPEVMLPAEVFANMLEEEMEIVTQICTKLREDLSLEPIIQFLTEDVENAPPSIQKAYRDYNWEEGLLWYQGKLVVPDSELLKERLLREFHNSPCQSQQLPKGNPNKGLTMLKAKPGKAGQGTFDRDCGIGKEVITQANCCLHAPVISLKPLEVPPFPLHTILYDFITGFPKSQGHDVILVVIDSFSKFGHFIPTSKKVSSTGLAELFVTHVWKLHGLPIRTISDRGTMFTGKFLQALYQQLGIKPLFSSAYHPKSDGQTKRVNQFIEFYLRSYVAVDHLDWAKWLPLAEYAYNNAKHTAMGKSLFELVYGRTPIMNPSQVPANVPEADQVADTLAKEWKEAEAALQMSKERMAGTRGTILEFPIGEKVWLDAKNVEIRSNSNKLDPKQLGTFEVTKKISSHAYCLKLPETLKIHDVFYIGLLSKSHKSPSQLFLEQPPPETIEGEEEYKVEQIIDSKRQQGKWFYLIKWKGYSPEDNSWEPKELLEHSREEIQCFNKSQQKKACDSAKSL, encoded by the exons atgtccaaatccttctctggggccaaagccaactatgacacccatgacaaagaACTACTGGTGGTCATTAAAGCTCTGGAAGAATGGTGCATATTCCTAGAAGCAACTGAGAAGCTGGTCCAGGTTTTCATGGACCACAGGAACTTAGAATACCAGATGCAGGCCCAAACCTTCAACTGTAggcatgctagatggcggattttcctaagtgacttcaactttgaaatacactaccacccagggaaacagtcagggaaaccagatgtGCTATCCAGAAGGTCAGACTACTTAGATATGGTACAGGAGCCAGAGGTCATGCTCCCAGCAGAGGTTTTTGCCAACatgttggaagaagaaatggAAATTGTCACCCAAATATGTACCAAGCTGAGAGAAGATCTGTCCCTTGAACCCATCATTCaattcctgacagaagatgTGGAGAATGCACCTCCTTCCATCCAAAAAGCCTATAGGGACtacaactgggaagaagGCCTACTTTGGTACCAAGGGAAACTTGTGGTTCCAGACTCAGAACTGCTAAAGGAGAGACTACTAagagaattccacaactctccctgtcagagccaacaactaccaaaggGTAATCCTAACAAg ggcctaacaatgctcaaggcaaagccaggaaagg cagggcaaggaacctttgacagggactg tggtataggtaaggaggttataacacaaGCCAACTGTTGCCTGCATGCTCCTGTCATCTCCCTGAAGCCACTAGAGGTTCCCCCCTTCCCATTACACACCATATtgtatgacttcatcacaggttTCCCCAAGTCACAAGGACATGATGTGATCTTGGTAGTAATAGAttccttctccaaatttggacaTTTCATTCCCACATCCAAGAAGGTCTCATCTACAGGGCTAGCAGAACTATTTGTCACCcatgtctggaaactccatggctTACCTATCAGAACCATCTCAGATAGGGGAACCATGTTCACTGGGAAATTCCTACAGGCCCTCTACCAGCAGCTAGGCATCAAACCCTTGTTCTCCTCTGCATACCACCCCAAATCAGATGGTCAAACCAAGAGGGTAAACCAATTCATAGAATTCTACTTAAGGTCTTACGTGGCAGTGGATCACTTGGATTGGGCCAAGTGGCTACCTCTGGCAGAGTATGCATATAACAATGCCAAACACACAGCTATGGGGAAATCACTCTTTGAACTAGTCTATGGCAGGACCCCAATCATGAACCCTTCCCAGGTCCCAGCAAatgtaccagaagctgaCCAAGTAGCAGATACCCTAGCCAAGGAGTGGAAAGAGGCAGAGGCAGCCCTCCAAATGAGTAAGGAGAGAATGGCAGGCACAAGGGGAACAATCCTGGAGTTTCCCATTGGGGAAAAAGTTTGGCTGGACGCAAAAAACGTTGAAATCAGgtccaattccaacaaaCTTGACCCAAAACAATTAGGAACCTTTGAAGTCACCAAGAAGATCTCTAGCCATGCCTACTGCCTTAAACTTCCTGAAactctgaaaatccatgacgtatTCTACATAGGGTTACTGTCTAAGAGTcacaaatccccaagtcagcTGTTTCTGGAACAAcctcctcctgaaacaatagaaggagaggaagaatacaaggtggagcagatcattgactccaagagacaacagggaaaatggttctaccttatcaagtggaaaggatacagtccagaagacaactcctgggaacccAAAGAGTTACTAGAACATAGCAGGGAGGAGATCCaatgcttcaacaagtcacaacagaaaaaggcttgtgactctgccaagagcctttaa